In the Marinomonas algicola genome, one interval contains:
- a CDS encoding malic enzyme-like NAD(P)-binding protein — MAEDMKQAALDYHEHPVPGKLSSTITKPTATAGDLSLAYSPGVAEPCREIAKNPEDVYRYTGKGNLVAVITDGSAVLGLGNIGPLASKPVMEGKGVLFKRFAGINSVDVEVESESPQAFIDTVARIANTYGGINLEDIKAPECFEIERQLIERCSIPVFHDDQHGTAIVTAAGLLNALELQNKNIEDAKIVCLGAGAAATACMKLIIACGAQRENIYVLDRKGVIHSGRDDLNQFKAMFAIETDARTLDDAMEGADVFIGVSGPDLLSGDQLKKMSANPVVFACSNPDPEISPALAHSVRDDLIMATGRSDYPNQVNNVLGFPFIFRGALDVRATKINEEMKVAAVHALKDLAKEAAPADVVEAYGGGALSFGKEYILPKPMDSRLLTIVSAAVAQAAVDTGVATLPYPDFYPLENLDRF, encoded by the coding sequence ATGGCAGAAGATATGAAGCAAGCTGCTCTGGATTACCATGAGCATCCGGTTCCAGGCAAACTAAGTTCAACTATTACTAAGCCTACAGCAACGGCAGGTGACTTATCACTGGCCTACAGCCCAGGTGTCGCTGAACCATGCCGTGAAATTGCAAAGAACCCAGAAGACGTTTATCGATATACAGGTAAAGGAAACTTAGTTGCTGTTATTACAGACGGATCAGCGGTGCTTGGTCTTGGAAACATTGGTCCATTGGCCAGTAAACCTGTAATGGAAGGTAAGGGAGTGTTGTTTAAACGCTTTGCTGGTATTAACTCTGTTGATGTGGAAGTAGAGTCAGAAAGTCCACAAGCCTTTATTGATACGGTTGCTCGTATAGCGAACACCTATGGCGGCATTAACTTAGAAGACATTAAAGCACCAGAATGTTTTGAAATTGAACGCCAATTAATTGAGCGCTGCAGTATTCCAGTATTCCACGATGATCAACATGGTACCGCTATTGTAACGGCGGCCGGTTTGTTGAATGCATTGGAATTGCAGAACAAAAACATCGAAGACGCTAAAATAGTGTGTCTTGGTGCTGGCGCAGCGGCAACAGCATGCATGAAACTGATTATTGCGTGTGGTGCTCAGCGTGAAAACATCTATGTATTGGATCGTAAAGGTGTGATTCATTCAGGCCGTGACGACTTGAACCAATTTAAAGCGATGTTTGCCATTGAGACGGATGCCCGTACATTAGATGACGCAATGGAAGGTGCAGACGTGTTCATCGGTGTCTCTGGTCCAGATTTGTTGTCAGGGGATCAGTTGAAAAAAATGTCAGCTAATCCAGTTGTTTTTGCTTGTTCAAACCCTGACCCAGAAATCAGTCCAGCATTAGCGCACTCAGTACGTGATGATTTGATTATGGCAACAGGTCGTTCTGATTATCCAAACCAAGTGAATAACGTTCTGGGCTTTCCGTTTATTTTCCGTGGTGCGTTAGACGTTCGTGCAACTAAGATAAACGAAGAAATGAAAGTAGCTGCTGTGCATGCATTGAAAGATCTTGCTAAAGAAGCGGCGCCTGCAGACGTTGTTGAAGCCTACGGTGGTGGTGCACTGTCTTTTGGTAAAGAATACATCTTGCCTAAACCAATGGATTCTCGTTTGCTAACGATTGTCTCCGCAGCGGTCGCTCAAGCGGCAGTAGATACTGGCGTTGCGACACTACCATACCCAGACTTTTACCCTTTAGAAAATCTAGATCGTTTCTAA